The following are encoded together in the Tursiops truncatus isolate mTurTru1 chromosome 10, mTurTru1.mat.Y, whole genome shotgun sequence genome:
- the RPS10 gene encoding small ribosomal subunit protein eS10, translating into MLMPKKNRIAIYELLFKEGVMVAKKDVHMPKHPELADKNVPNLHVMKAMQSLKSRGYVKEQFAWRHFYWYLTNEGIQYLRDYLHLPPEIVPATLRRSRPETGRPRPKGLEGERPARLTRGEADRDTYRRSAVPSGADKKAEAGAGSATEFQFRGGFGRGRGQPPQ; encoded by the exons ATGTTGATGCCTAAGAAGAACCGGATTGCCATTTATGAACTCCTTTTTAAGGAGGGAGTGATGGTGGCCAAGAAGGACGTCCACATGCCTAAGCACCCCGAGCTGGCAGACAAGAATGTGCCCAATCTTCATGTCATGAAGGCCATGCAG TCTCTCAAATCACGAGGCTACGTGAAGGAACAGTTTGCCTGGAGACATTTCTACTGGTACCTAACCAACGAGGGTATCCAGTATCTCCGGGATTACCTTCACCTGCCCCCTGAAATCGTGCCTGCCACCCTGCGCCGCAGTCGTCCTGAGACTGGCAGGCCGCGGCCCAAAG GTCTGGAAGGAGAGCGACCTGCAAGACTCACAAGAGGGGAAGCCGACAGAGACACCTACAGACGAAGCGCTGTGCCCT CTGGTGCCGACAAGAAAGCCGAGGCCGGGGCTGGGTCAGCAACCGAATTCCAGTTT AGAGGCGGATTTGGTCGTGGACGTGGTCAGCCACCTCAGTAA